A stretch of DNA from Rhodothermia bacterium:
GTTGTAAGACCTCTCTTTGGTCGGGTGTTGCCAATTCGGCAGCATTGGATGGGGTTGCCGCCCGTACATCTGCTACAAAATCCGCTATTGTAAAGTCCGTTTCATGGCCAACGGCACTCATGACCGGAATCCGGCTGTGATAGATGGCGCGGGCTACCGCCTCTTCGTTGAAGGCCCAAAGGTCTTCGATACTTCCGCCACCGCGCCCAATAATAACCACATCGGGAGGCCCAGATTGTGTATTTAGCTGGTAAAGCGCACGCGAGATTTCGTCGGCGGCACCTGCACCTTGTACGGCAACCGGAATCAAAACGACCTGCACCGCCGGAAATCGCTGCTGGATCACCCGTAGCATGTCTTGGATGGCCGCACCGGTTTCACTGGTGATTATACCGATTTTTTGGGGAAATCGCGGGATTTTTCTTTTTCTTTGTGGATCGAAGAAGCCTTCTGCGGCCAATTTTTTTTTGAGAGCCTCGAAAGCAAGGTTTAGATCACCTTCTCCTGCCGGACGCATGGACTTTACGACAAAGGAGTACGTGCCTCGCGGCGGATAGATGGAGAGTGCGCCGTGTGCCACCACTTTCATCCCATCGCGCGGGGTGAAAAACAAATATCTGCGGTTAAATTGCCACAATGCGCACGAAATTTGGGAGTGGGTGTCTTTAAGGCTGAAGTATAAATGCCCAGACGTATGTGCTTTAAAATTAGAAATCTCGCCCTCTACCCACAGATCGGAGAACGTATCTTCGACCACTTCCTTTAGGGAACCGTTTAGGTCGGATACCGAGATAATGTTGTGTTCTGGCATGTATTATCCAAACTTTTTTAAAGTCGTTGCGACGCTTTCGGCATACGAAGATCCAAACAACAGCAAATGGTTAAGCAGATGATACAAATTATAGAGCGGTTTTCTTTCCTCAAATCCAGATGCGAATGGCCAAGCAAATTGATAGCTTTCGTAAAAAACCGATGAAAATCCTCCGAACAAGGTGGTCATGGCAAGGTCGGTTTCGCGATCACCATAATATACGGCTGGATCTATCACCGCAGGGCCATTTGGGGTAAAACAAACATTTCCATGCCATAAATCACCATGCAAGAGAGAAGCCGGAGGATGTTTGGGAAGGATTTGTGGTAGTGCTTTACATAATGACTGAAAGGGAATCTCCCATGTTGCAGGCCAACGTTTGGCTTTTCGGCAACGCTCCGCCATTGGCCACAGTCTGTTTTCAAGAAAGAAAGTAGGCCAATCGGTTTGCCACGAATTTAGTTGCCTTGTTCGCCCAATAAAATTGTGGGATTGGAAGCCATATGCAGCGGTTGGGCTAAAGCTTTGGTGAAGTTTTGCAAGACCTTCACCAAATTTTCTGAAGTGCTCCTCGGTTGCTTTAACGGGTTCGAGCCATTCCAAAACCAGAATACCAGATTCTTGCGCCACCACATACGGAACGATGAGGCCAGAATGGGCCTGCTTGAGGGCCGCCAATCCTTGGGCCTCGCTCTTAAAAGTGTCGGATACGCCGCTCGTGAGTCCGGTCTTTGCAAAATACACATTTGTGGATGTGCGTACATGCCACGCCTCGGCAATGTCTCCACCGGATACGGGAGAAACTGCCATCACTTGTTCCGAAAGTGCCTTTGAAAGATGCCTGATCTGGCTGGGGTGCATAAGTTTATATAGTGTGATTTTAGAAGATAAGCCCAAGCCTTGGGGTTCTTTATGTCTTTATTTTTAATTGGATTTTATGGAACCGCATAAGTAAAATTCCGAGAGATACTAAACGTGGGGAGTGGCGTTTTTTATGTGGGCAAATTCTTCGCAGGTAATGTGGGTTGAATTGAGTTCTGGCGTGGGTACATTGCCATGCGTGTTCACCGGCATTAATCGTAAGTTTTGCAGAAATCGAGTGGTTTGTTTCCGAAATGAACCGAAACTATTTTTAAAACGCCTTTCCGCTGTCTATTATATTACACACCTTGTGCAACCGATTCCAGACAGTTCGCATCCATAAAAGAGCGGTTCTAAGCCAAAAAAAGGCTTTAGGAAGCGTGGATCGGTTTTTGTTATGTCGTTTTATACTCGCCCCATTACCAAAAAGCGTCTTATGAAAACAATGAAAAACTTCGTGGTCGGTCTCTTGGGTTTGCTTGGACTATGGATGTTACCTATTACGCTTTGGGCACAAGATGACGGATCAGAAACCTTGCGGAAAATTGAATCCGGATTTTCCAACAACGATATGCGAATGGTTTTGCAATTTGCGTCTGATCCAATATTTGTTCGGACACCGGATGACAATGCTTCTTATAGCCCCGTTCAGGCGCGTTATGTATTGGAGAACTTTTTTAGAACACAGCCGGCGCGTGGATTTCGGTTTACCGATCTCTCGCCGGGGAAAAATGCGGCTTTTGCTACGGGTGAATTTCGTTCTCGAAATGGCCAATCCATGCGTATTTATGTCCGCCTCCGCCGAAACGGGAGTTCGATGGAACTGAAAGAAGTGCGGATTACCCCATCCTAAGTTGGATGAAAATTTGTACATTGGGGCAGGACATCAGGTTCAGCCCTTTTTTGTTTGCATAAGTTTGGCGGAATAATATCCTTTTAATGCGTAACAGAATAAAAAGGGCTTAAGTCCTTTAAAAATAATATTTGGACAATTTGATTCATAAGCTGTATTAGCCAATTTAGACACTTGCATATGTCTTGGGGTATATCAAAACGTATTTCTGCATGGTGGATCATTGCCCTCTTTTTGGCAACGGTATGGTCTGTTACGGCCATATTGCGGCCTGTTGTACATGCCGTGAAGCAACCAACATTGCAGGAAGCACTTGCGGTCATTCAGTCTGATTTCTCCGCGCGTATTTTGCAGATGGAAGCCCAGCGCCGGCGAGTGGCTGCCGAGCCTTTTGTTTTGCGTTGTTTAGAACAGGTAACCGCTGGCGACCATATCGAACATCTTTCTCCGGCCCAAAAGGAGGCTATTGACTGGTTTAGCACATTCCAGGACTTCGACGAACGGCAAATGGCGATAGAGTTGTACGATGTAGAGTACAAACTTTTGGCGTGGCGCGGTGTCAGTTTGCCCCTTCAAGACGCCGAGCGTTTGGCGCCCTTCCCCACAAAGACCACCTATCGGGTTTATACGGCGGCCCAAGATGGTCTCTTGGCATTGGAACAATGGACACCCGTATATCGCCGATCAACAGTGGTGGGTGGTATTCGGGTGGTGTACCTCATCAATGTCCCCACTTCCGCACAAGGCTCTAATTTACCCGATTTTCGGTTGGAGGACATTTGGCAACAAAAAACCATGCGCCCCGTGCGTGTGGATTGGCGGACGAAAAGCGCCCATGCTGCAAATCCAAAACAAGGCGTTGGTCTTTTGCGAACACCTGAGGGAACGGTTTTGGGTGAAGTTCAGGTTTTTGCAGTGGTAGAAACCGAACGACCGAATGAAGCGACTGGCATTCAGGACATTGCGGTTTTCTGGGGCGTTTTGTTTTGGGGATGGTTGGTTTTTGGCTTTTTCGTTGCTGTGAAGCCTATCGAAAAACGTTTTGGCGGTTGGGCTGGTCATGGGGTTTGGGGTTTGGGACTTTTGGCATTGTGGGGATTTCGGTATTGGTTGATCTTTAAAGAAGTCCCCAAACGCTGGTTGCTGGGTGTGCCGATCAGTGGGCAGTTGTATGATCCAAGATATTTGGCCTCAGATCTGGGCATGGGATTAATGCAGTCTATTGGTGATCTGGCCATTTCTGCTTTTTTTGTGTGGATGTCCGTCTTTTTGTGGACGGATCGGCTACTCCAAATACAAAACCGTCCGTTTAAAAACAAAGCCACCTCGTCAACTTGGCTTCCTAAACTTACGTTTCTTGTCTGGGGTCTGGCCCTCGCTTTGCTGATAAAGATCGGGTGGTTGGGATTTTCGATGGTGGTAGAACGTTCTGTTTCCGATTCTATCTTGGATTATTTGGCGTGGACGGGCTTGATGCCACCCGTCACCATTATGTTGGTTTATTGTAGTTTGTTGTTACTTGCACTTGCTATACTCTTGGCTGCAACGGTTTTGATGCGATTTTGCCTTCATAAAAGTGGCATTCTATGGCCTAATAGACCCAAGTACCTCGATGTTGGTGTATTGATTTTGTGGATGCTGGTTCTAAAGGTTTTTGAATGGTGGGGATTTTTAAGCTCTTTCCAAATAAATGGCTTGGGTGAGTGGCTTTTGGCCGGAGGTGCGTTAGGGGCGATGTGGTTCTGGAAGCGCGATGCCGAATTGCCCTTGCGGTTGCTCCACCTGCGGAGTTTATTGCTCTTGCTGTTTGTCGGGGTTGTGTTTACGTATCCCACCATTTATCAAGCACTTCGGCTAAAATTGGAACGTCAAATGGAATTGGTGGCGGACGATTTTGCGCAGGGTGAGGAAGAACAGATTTTGGGTGCGTTAGAACAAACCATTTTCGATACGCGGCGTAGCAATCCTGTTTTCAAGTCTTTCGATAAGGTTACAGCAGATTCAAGTCTGGCAGTTGGTATTCTAAATCGGTTAACAGAAGAACTTAATACGTTGAATCAAGGTGATTTTGAAACCTCGATTGGTTTTTTTGATCTTAAGAATTCCCCGTTGTTTTTAAAAGGGCTGGGTGGTGGACGGGATGCGCAACGGTCGCGGCTGCTACAATCTGGCTTGTCGGATTTTCTGGCGCTCAAAGATGCTTTCCACAGCTCGGAAAAAGCAGATCAATTGGTACAGCGTGTATCGCAGCAACAAAATGGCCAATTTCAATACGAAGGCATAGCCCCTTTAACCGAACGAGGTGAAGCCATTGGTTGGGTAATGATTAGGGCAGAACAACGGATTCGTTATGCCGGAGAAAATTCATTTGTTCGGACTTCGGACGAGGTGATCCAGCGCGAGGGTTGGCGAAGGAAGTTGGCAGTGGCTGAATACCAAAACGGTATTTTAGTGCGTGGACAGGGAGGCCCCTTCATTAAAACACGCTTACCCGATGAGATCGTCCGACAGTTCGATCATAAAGATCGTTATTGGAAAGAGGAAAAGGTATATGATCAGGCATACAATACGTTTTATCATAATCCCTATATGCCGGGGTCGAGGGTTTTTTCCAATAAAGTCATCGCTGTACGTACACCTGCTACAAATCCCTATGATCACTTGTACTACCTATTGCGGATTATTGTATCGGGGTTGTGGTTGCTCTTTCCTGTTTTTACAATTGGCTTGGTTTTTCGATTTAGGAAGGGGTTTTTGCCCATGCCCCGCCGACAGTTTCGGGACAAGGTGCTGAACGCCTTCTTGGTGGTTGGTGTGGTCTCGGTGGTGACGATGGGTATTTTGGGGCAGCAGGTGGTGACCCGCGAAAACCGAGAAACCCTCCGCGAAAACTTGGAACGGCGTTTAGACCGAACCGCAGAGGCACTTCAGGTACAATATAGCCGAAACGTGCCAGCATGGGAAATCTTAACGGGTATTCTAAGCCGCAACCGCTTAGACTCGTTGGCCACCAACCTGAGTTTAGACATGAGTGTGTATCGAGGCGCGGAGTTGGTTGCCTCCACACGCTCAGACTTGGTTCGGGAACGCTTGGTGCCCATTCGGTTGCCAATCGAAGCCTACGAGCAATTGTACCTCCAAACGCTCCGAAGTGCATACGTGGAAAGTAAAGGGAGAGCGGGCAATTATACGATTGGCTATCGGGCACTGTCGGACGAAAATGGGGTGCCGCGTTATACTTTTTCCGTTTTGATGATCTCGGAGCAAGAGCAAGTGCTGGAGGAGCGGGCTAGAACGACGGCGTATCTCTTTGGTGCGTTGTTACTTTTGATGTTCTTGGTGATGATAACGGTAACGGTTTTGGCAAATGCACTTACACGACCATTAAGTGGTTTGCGCCAGGGTCTGGAAACTGTTGCAAGTGGACGTTTTGATGCGAAAATTGCGGTGACTTCGCACGATGAAGTGGGTGAATTGGTGGAAACCTTCAATGATATGCAACAACAATTATCCGATAGCCGCGAAAAATTGGGCTTGCAAGAGCGGCAATTGGCTTGGAGCGAGATGGCACGTCAGGTGGCGCACGAAATCAAAAACCCGCTAACACCCATGAAACTCTCCTTACAACACCTGAAACGTGCGCAAAAAACGATTGATATGAACGATGAAGACGAACGGGCACGCTTCGAGCTTATGTTTCATCGGATCACGGCCACCTTAGACGAGCAAATAGACTCCTTAACCAATATTGCAAACTCGTTTTCCACATTTGCCCGGTTGCCCAAGCGGGTCTTGGAAAGATTGGAGCTAAATCTTGCCGTGGAGGAATGTATCTCACTGATGGAAAGAAGTGATGGTTATGAATTGCTCTTTACACATACCGATAACGAAATTTGGGTGATGGCAGACCGCGAGGAGTTGCGGCGTATCTTCTTGAACCTGATTAAGAATGCACTACAAGCCATGCCAGAGGGCGGTACCGTTCGTATGCACGCCGGCCTTTGCACCCACTTAAGCGGCAAACCTATGGCCTTTTGCGAGGTTCGCGACACGGGAACAGGTATCCCAGAAGCCTTGCAAGACAAAATTTTTCAACCGAATTTCTCTACCAAAACCAGTGGAATGGGGCTGGGATTGGCCATTGTTCGCAAAAGTATCGAAGACCTTGGCGGACAAATTACTTTTACGACCAAGCAAAACGAGGGGACTACTTTTCGGGTGGAATTGCCACTCGCCCCATGAAAAACCGCCCTGCAAAAGCATAAGCGGTGCATCTTTTTGGTGTGGGTTGAGGGTTGTGCCTTAATCCATAACCTGCGTTAAGGAACAGTAGTTCACGTATTCTTTTGACTAAAACGGAATTTGCCTCATTTCTCCTTCTTCAATCCATACCAAAATTGCCCCCAAAACGATTTTGGGAACTGCTCAATATCGTCGAAGCCCAAGGGAATGTCGCGTCCACTCGAAGGGATATAATCGGTTCTGAACAAGTAATCCCAGATGCTAAGCGTTAGTCCAAAGTTTACGCCATAGGGATGCTCTCCTGGCATGGCCTTTGCATGATGCCAAATGTGCATTTGTGGATTGTTGAAAATGTATTTTAAAGGCCCAAGTGGTACATTAATGTTTGCATGGTTAAAATGTCCTATCACCAAAGTTGCCAAATAAACCAAAAAGAAGTCAGAGATTCCAAAGCCAATCATCGCTAATGGTATATATTGTATGGTGCTATATACAATATTCTCCATCCAATGATAACGTAGGTGCGCCGCAAATCCCATTTGTTCTACAGAATGGTGTACCTTGTGGAAGTTCCACAAAAAAGGAATCCGATGAAGTAAAATATGGGTGTTCCATTGGATAAAATCACGTACAACAAATAGCGTAAGTAATTGCGCCCATATTGCCCAACTGCGAATCTCTATGGCAACCAAGTTTTTAATGCCAAAATTCCCCAAGAAATCGTTAAAGGCCACCACCACCACATCCGAGATAGCTGCATAACCTATCAATGAGAAGAGGAAAAAGTTGAAAAACATGTAGAAGAAATCCAACCAAAAGTCTTGCCTAAATTTGGGTTGATCTTTCCGCCAAGGTGTTAGCCACTCCAACAACAAAAAAAACGCAGAGACGGCCAGAAGCCAATAAAAGATGTTGTCCCAAGAAGGGTTGAGGATGGTCTCCATCAAATAATGGGCGTACGCAAGGTAGCCTTCCTGTAAGATTTGGAGGTATCGTTCCATGATGAATGATGGTTTTGTTTATACTTGTTACTACAAGTTACAACAGATTTTAATTCAATGGAAGACTTTAACACGCGATTCAAGAATACACAAACGCAAATAGACGGTTCAGCGCCGTTTAATGGTTCCTTGCATCTCAATGTGGCCAATGCGTCCAAACCGTTTATCCAGTTCTTCGATCGGGATGCGGATGATGGTTGGGCGTCCGTGTGGGCAAGCATAGGGCATTTCGCAGGCCATGAGTTGTGCATATAAAGCCCGAATTTCAGTGTCCGTAAGTCTTTTTCCTGTTTTAATGGCCGCCCGACAGGCCAAACTCTTGGCTAGGTTGTCCCGCCCTTTTAGATTAAGCTCGTCTCGGTAGGACTTAAATTGCTCAAGAACTTCTTCTAACATGGCTCCTTCCCGCCCCGGAGGAATGTCGGCGGGTATATTTGTAAGCATTACAGAGCGTCCAGAGAGGGTCTCAAATCCAAACCCCAAGTTCAGTAAATCGGGCTGGAGTTCCAAAACAAGGGCAAAGTCACCGGGTTGGAAAGAAATAGTATGCGGAAAAAGCAGGTGTTGGGAGGGCGCTTGTCCGGTTGTCATTTGTTTGAGAAAGCGCTCGTAGAGGATACGTTCATGCGCTGCATGTTGGTCTAAGATGGCCAACCCTTGCTCGGTTTGGGAAAGAATGTACTTGTCATGTAATTGCCAAACGCGGTCACTGAATTGCTCCGTTTGCGGTGGCATGGCGACTTCGGGCGAGGGGACTGGGGTGGATAAACCGCCATAAAGTTCATCATTTGCCTTGCGGAAGTCACCCTTAAAGAGGTCGTCTGGTCGCTTGGGC
This window harbors:
- the xseA gene encoding exodeoxyribonuclease VII large subunit, with amino-acid sequence MPEHNIISVSDLNGSLKEVVEDTFSDLWVEGEISNFKAHTSGHLYFSLKDTHSQISCALWQFNRRYLFFTPRDGMKVVAHGALSIYPPRGTYSFVVKSMRPAGEGDLNLAFEALKKKLAAEGFFDPQRKRKIPRFPQKIGIITSETGAAIQDMLRVIQQRFPAVQVVLIPVAVQGAGAADEISRALYQLNTQSGPPDVVIIGRGGGSIEDLWAFNEEAVARAIYHSRIPVMSAVGHETDFTIADFVADVRAATPSNAAELATPDQREVLQLLQNLRYTAKIRVARRIEQAQERLRSLRASYALNRPRLILEEQTRRVTELRQQLQRSARFQLEQSRAVLQLWESQLRHLDPNAPLKRGYVQVFQGKEMVLRADQAQPDQTLTLHFIDGDVPVTVTETTADR
- a CDS encoding fructosamine kinase family protein produces the protein MHPSQIRHLSKALSEQVMAVSPVSGGDIAEAWHVRTSTNVYFAKTGLTSGVSDTFKSEAQGLAALKQAHSGLIVPYVVAQESGILVLEWLEPVKATEEHFRKFGEGLAKLHQSFSPTAAYGFQSHNFIGRTRQLNSWQTDWPTFFLENRLWPMAERCRKAKRWPATWEIPFQSLCKALPQILPKHPPASLLHGDLWHGNVCFTPNGPAVIDPAVYYGDRETDLAMTTLFGGFSSVFYESYQFAWPFASGFEERKPLYNLYHLLNHLLLFGSSYAESVATTLKKFG
- a CDS encoding DUF4783 domain-containing protein, encoding MKTMKNFVVGLLGLLGLWMLPITLWAQDDGSETLRKIESGFSNNDMRMVLQFASDPIFVRTPDDNASYSPVQARYVLENFFRTQPARGFRFTDLSPGKNAAFATGEFRSRNGQSMRIYVRLRRNGSSMELKEVRITPS
- a CDS encoding HAMP domain-containing protein; translated protein: MSWGISKRISAWWIIALFLATVWSVTAILRPVVHAVKQPTLQEALAVIQSDFSARILQMEAQRRRVAAEPFVLRCLEQVTAGDHIEHLSPAQKEAIDWFSTFQDFDERQMAIELYDVEYKLLAWRGVSLPLQDAERLAPFPTKTTYRVYTAAQDGLLALEQWTPVYRRSTVVGGIRVVYLINVPTSAQGSNLPDFRLEDIWQQKTMRPVRVDWRTKSAHAANPKQGVGLLRTPEGTVLGEVQVFAVVETERPNEATGIQDIAVFWGVLFWGWLVFGFFVAVKPIEKRFGGWAGHGVWGLGLLALWGFRYWLIFKEVPKRWLLGVPISGQLYDPRYLASDLGMGLMQSIGDLAISAFFVWMSVFLWTDRLLQIQNRPFKNKATSSTWLPKLTFLVWGLALALLIKIGWLGFSMVVERSVSDSILDYLAWTGLMPPVTIMLVYCSLLLLALAILLAATVLMRFCLHKSGILWPNRPKYLDVGVLILWMLVLKVFEWWGFLSSFQINGLGEWLLAGGALGAMWFWKRDAELPLRLLHLRSLLLLLFVGVVFTYPTIYQALRLKLERQMELVADDFAQGEEEQILGALEQTIFDTRRSNPVFKSFDKVTADSSLAVGILNRLTEELNTLNQGDFETSIGFFDLKNSPLFLKGLGGGRDAQRSRLLQSGLSDFLALKDAFHSSEKADQLVQRVSQQQNGQFQYEGIAPLTERGEAIGWVMIRAEQRIRYAGENSFVRTSDEVIQREGWRRKLAVAEYQNGILVRGQGGPFIKTRLPDEIVRQFDHKDRYWKEEKVYDQAYNTFYHNPYMPGSRVFSNKVIAVRTPATNPYDHLYYLLRIIVSGLWLLFPVFTIGLVFRFRKGFLPMPRRQFRDKVLNAFLVVGVVSVVTMGILGQQVVTRENRETLRENLERRLDRTAEALQVQYSRNVPAWEILTGILSRNRLDSLATNLSLDMSVYRGAELVASTRSDLVRERLVPIRLPIEAYEQLYLQTLRSAYVESKGRAGNYTIGYRALSDENGVPRYTFSVLMISEQEQVLEERARTTAYLFGALLLLMFLVMITVTVLANALTRPLSGLRQGLETVASGRFDAKIAVTSHDEVGELVETFNDMQQQLSDSREKLGLQERQLAWSEMARQVAHEIKNPLTPMKLSLQHLKRAQKTIDMNDEDERARFELMFHRITATLDEQIDSLTNIANSFSTFARLPKRVLERLELNLAVEECISLMERSDGYELLFTHTDNEIWVMADREELRRIFLNLIKNALQAMPEGGTVRMHAGLCTHLSGKPMAFCEVRDTGTGIPEALQDKIFQPNFSTKTSGMGLGLAIVRKSIEDLGGQITFTTKQNEGTTFRVELPLAP
- a CDS encoding sterol desaturase family protein codes for the protein MERYLQILQEGYLAYAHYLMETILNPSWDNIFYWLLAVSAFFLLLEWLTPWRKDQPKFRQDFWLDFFYMFFNFFLFSLIGYAAISDVVVVAFNDFLGNFGIKNLVAIEIRSWAIWAQLLTLFVVRDFIQWNTHILLHRIPFLWNFHKVHHSVEQMGFAAHLRYHWMENIVYSTIQYIPLAMIGFGISDFFLVYLATLVIGHFNHANINVPLGPLKYIFNNPQMHIWHHAKAMPGEHPYGVNFGLTLSIWDYLFRTDYIPSSGRDIPLGFDDIEQFPKSFWGQFWYGLKKEK